A genomic stretch from Eretmochelys imbricata isolate rEreImb1 chromosome 24, rEreImb1.hap1, whole genome shotgun sequence includes:
- the LOC144279508 gene encoding Fc receptor-like protein 3 has translation MLGRAELLVLALCLAATAQKATLTLNPPWSTVFKGQSVTLTCSTSRSPGRNFSWYHNDKSFRNTVKNSFRIEKTKMSDAGRYQCKAPGSGQSDPVLLTISEKWLILQAPYYAVFEGDPLHLRCYGWKGAEVSGIKYYRNEAYITPPYVNSELSIKQARTSDSGKYHCTGSMKTIFMISEKISPVVSISVQELFSSPVLRAAGSGDPIEGSPMTLRCVTELNPQKSDTLLQRFFYKDSRDLGGSRSSIDYHIPVAGLQDSGYYHCVVRTVTSSVWKWSPKLKIAVKRIPVSRVSMEVQPLGGQVMEGERLVLNCSVSLGTGPITFSWHRKGSSQALRTETQVSQRLVYEIPAATETDTGEYYCVASNGNAPAPSPGVKVAVKVPVSLPHLTVSAASAWAAIGDVVEIRCESRRGSAPIVYRFHHEGAALGNRTVSSQGPGSLALNVTSERDSGTYFCEADNGMASGPQRSASFHLSVLVPVSGATITADRMGPEVMAGESLNLNCSVESGTAPLFKWLHNAEELAAVSGLGLPTAVGNTLHFGSIQLGHGGNYQCIASNQLSPQRVFQAPSKILAITVKEHASPRVAVPVTVSFLFLMGVAAALVFYFKCWKKAEGMVFNAPERETRLPAQHEPPGQGFPPLGSLGLHAEEPSYGNVCPLEPESGDVEYTVVNIKKRSVDKPKGILSRDNEEYYVSYSVLADPKPTWESAAGVRSPEGGSLPANDIYENVPHL, from the exons AtgctggggagggcagagctgCTTGTGCTGG CCCTTTGCCTAGCTG CGACTGCACAAAAGGCCACGCTGACCCTTAACCCTCCATGGAGCACAGTGTTTAAGGGGCAGAGCGTTACTCTGACGTGCAGCACATCCCGCTCTCCTGGACGGAATTTCTCATGGTATCACAACGACAAGTCATTCAGAAACACAGTAAAAAACAGCTTCAGAATTGAAAAGACAAAGATGAGTGATGCAGGTAGATACCAGTGCAAGGCTCCTGGCTCCGGGCAAAGCGACCCCGTTCTGCTGACCATTTCTGAAA AGTGGCTGATTCTCCAGGCCCCTTACTATGCTGTGTTCGAAGGGGACCCGCTGCACCTGAGGTGCTACGGATGGAAGGGAGCAGAGGTATCTGGgataaaatattacagaaatgAAGCATACATTACTCCACCCTATGTGAACTCAGAGCTGTCCATCAAACAAGCAAGGACAAGTGACAGTGGCAAATATCACTGCACAGGATCAATGAAAACTATATTCATGATTTCTGAAAAAATTTCTCCTGTGGTGTCTATTTCTGTCCAAG AGTTGTTTTCGTCTCCGGTGCTGAGGGCAGCAGGCTCAGGTGACCCCATAGAAGGAAGCCCGATGACCCTGAGGTGTGTCACAGAGCTCAACCCCCAGAAATCGGACACATTGCTTCAGAGATTCTTCTACAAAGACAGCAGGGACTTGGGAGGATCTAGGAGCTCCATTGACTACCACATCCCAGTGGCAGGGCTACAGGACTCAGGATATTACCATTGTGTGGTGCGGACGGTGACCTCAAGTGTATGGAAATGGAGTCCCAAGTTAAAGATTGCTGTTAAAC GAATCCCAGTGTCCCGAGTCTCCATGGAGGTCCAGCCCCTCGGGGGGCAGGTGATGGAAGGGGAGCGGCTGGTGCTGAACTGCTCTGTGTCTCTGGGCACGGGGCCAATCACCTTCTCCTGGCACCGGAAGGGCTCCAGTCAGGCTCTGAGGACAGAGACTCAGGTCTCACAGAGGCTGGTCTATGAGATCCCTGCAGCCACGGAGACCGACACGGGGGAGTATTACTGCGTGGCCTCCAACGGCAATGCCCCAGCACCAAGCCCAGGGGTGAAAGTTGCTGTGAAGG TTCCAGTGTCCCTGCCTCACCTGACCGTCAGTGCGGCCAGTGCCTGGGCCGCCATCGGGGACGTGGTGGAGATCCGGTGCGAGTCACGCCGCGGCTCGGCCCCCATCGTCTATCGGTTTCATCACgagggggctgctctggggaACAGGACGGTCAGTTCCCAAGGGCCGGGATCCCTCGCTCTGAATGTGACGTCTGAGCGGGATTCTGGGACCTACTTCTGCGAGGCTGATAATGGCATGGCCAGTGGCCCCCAGCGCAGCGCCTCCTTCCACCTCTCTGTGCTCG TGCCCGTGTCCGGGGCCACCATCACCGCGGATCGCATGGGGCCAGAGGTCATGGCTGGAGAAAGCCTGAATCTCAACTGCTCGGTGGAGTCCGGCACCGCCCCCCTGTTCAAGTGGCTTCACAACgctgaggagctggctgcagTCTCAGGGCTTGGCCTGCCCACGGCTGTGGGGAACACGCTGCATTTCGGGTCTATACAGCTGGGCCATGGAGGGAATTACCAGTGCATTGCCAGCAACCAGCTCAGCCCCCAGAGAGTCTTCCAGGCCCCCAGCAAGATCCTGGCCATCACCGTGAAAG AGCACGCAAGCCCCCGGGTGGCTGTGCCTGTGACTGTCTCCTTCCTGTTCCTGATGGGTGTCGCTGCGGCTCTGGTGTTCTACTTCAAGTGCTGGAAGAAAGCAG AAGGAATGGTTTTCAATGCCCCGGAGAG GGAAACACGGCTCCCAGCCCAGCATGAACCCCCTGGCCAGGGGTTTCCTCCACTGGGGAGCTTGGGCCTCCATGCTGAGGAGCCATCTTACGGCAATG TGTGTCCCCTGGAGCCGGAGAGTGGAGATGTGGAGTATACAGTTGTCAACATCAAGAAAAGAAGTGTGG